The Flavobacteriales bacterium genome contains the following window.
GGTCATATTCACCTCATAGGTCCGTTTGAAGGCCTTGCGCACACTGATAGTCCCGAATCTCAAGTGAGCTCCGATCTTTGATGTTCCACTCATCGCAGGGAGATTCCGAGTCTTATCATAGGTGGAGATCAACTCCTCATCGATATCATACGCGGGGACTTTGATCGCGCTCTCCTTGAATCCTATATCCGCCAGGCTAGGTAGATCCGGCCTTTTTTTGAACTCGTGATAGCGATGCATATTCTTGGACGACCAATGGGGCTCGAGCATCGATTCTTCCAGTTGGCTCAGCCACTTCTTGCTATAAGGTGTATAGACGGTGTAGGGGTCGCCATCATCCTTGACCACTTCATCCTTCTCGAATATCACTTGGTCCTTGTGCATGTGAAATGGAATGTCATGTTGAGCCAGTAGTTTCTGGATCGATTCATCCCGTTGAAGCGCGTAGGGTTCATAGTCTCCGTTGGTATGGACTTCAGCTATGTCATAGCCCTTGATCAATTTCTTCCAGATCTCCAGAGGCTTACCATGTTGTATGACCATGCCGCTTCCTTTCTCCAATAATTGAGCGTGCATATCGCTCAACTGTTGATGGATGAAGGTCACTCGGGCATCGTCCTCAGGGAGTTCTTCCAGAATATCAGAGTCGAAGATGAAAAGCGGGATGGTAGGATGGTCGGATTCCAAGGCCTTGTACAGCCCATGATTATCATCGAGCCGTAGGTCTCTGCGGAACCAGTGGATGGAAACTTTCATGTAGGTCAGGGTGTTTCTTGATTCTTAGACATCGATACGTTCTTTAAGCTTCTTCTGGACCGCTGCGAGGGAACGTACCGAGCGGAAGGAGCTCCAGACCACAGTGATCAGAATGATCAAAGCTCCTAGAACAATGCGTAGTTCGAAGTCTTCATCCAGGAAGAGGATAGCAATGATCATAGCGTAGACCGGCTCCAATCCAGTGAGTATGGCAGCCGTACTGGCACTCAGGGTCTTCATGCTCTGAATGAAAAGGGCATAGGCCAGTGCGGTACTGAATACGGCCAAGAAGATGATCAGG
Protein-coding sequences here:
- a CDS encoding deoxyribodipyrimidine photo-lyase, which encodes MKVSIHWFRRDLRLDDNHGLYKALESDHPTIPLFIFDSDILEELPEDDARVTFIHQQLSDMHAQLLEKGSGMVIQHGKPLEIWKKLIKGYDIAEVHTNGDYEPYALQRDESIQKLLAQHDIPFHMHKDQVIFEKDEVVKDDGDPYTVYTPYSKKWLSQLEESMLEPHWSSKNMHRYHEFKKRPDLPSLADIGFKESAIKVPAYDIDEELISTYDKTRNLPAMSGTSKIGAHLRFGTISVRKAFKRTYEVNMTYAKELIWREFFMQILYHFPHVVEHNFRRKYDAVKWRNNEEEFEKWCKGETGYPFVDAGMRELNETGFMHNRVRMITAGFLTKHLLIDWRWGEAYFAEKLLDYDLSSNNGNWQWAAGTGCDAAPYFRVFNPTTQIDKFDKDRKYIRQWVPEFESDDYPEPMVEHKMARERALDTYKTALN